From Thermococcus barophilus MP:
ATGTTTCCCCGAGGTTCTTGAGATAATGAAAGTTCAGATGTTCAGCCACAGAGCAAAGGAATACAAGGTAATCCACATGGACACCCTTGAAAGGCTTAAAAAATTCTTAGAAGCTGAAAACGGAGAGATAATTCTCTTCCCGAGTTCTGGAACTGGGTTTATGGAAGCAGCTGTTAGGAACACAGTTCCAAGGGGAGGAAAAGTTTTGGTTACCATAATTGGTGCATTTGGAAAGCGCTTTAAGGAAGTTGTTGAGTCGAATGGGAGAAAAGCCGTAACGCTTGAGTACGAACCCGGAAAGGCTGTGAAGCCAGAGGATCTCGATGATGCATTAAGAAAAAACCCTGATGTTCATGCAGTAACTATAACATATAATGAAACTTCAACAGGCGTTCTCAATCCCCTTCCAGAGTTAGCCAAAGTTGTAAACGAACATGACAAGCTTCTCTTTGTGGATGCGGTTAGTGCAATGGGAGGGGCTGACATAAAATTTGACAAATGGGGAATCGACATAATTTTTGGAAGTTCACAGAAAGCTTTTGGTGTTCCACCTGGTCTGGCAATCGCTGCCATTAGCCAGAGGGTCTTTGAAATCGCCGAAAAGATGCCGGAGAGGGGCTGGTACTTTGATCTGCCTCTCTATAAGAAGTTCAACTACAAGAAGCAGGGGACGCCTTCAACCCCACCGATGCCTCAGGTCTTTGGTCTCAACGTTGTGTTGAGAATCATAGAGAAGATGGGCGGCAAGGAAGAGTGGCTCAAGATGTATCAGAAGAGGGCGGAGATGATAAGGAACGGGGTTAGGGAGATAGGTCTTGAGATCTTAGCAGAGCCCGGTTATGAAAGCCCAACAATAACTGCTGTCCTAACGCCAGAGGGCATAAAGGGCGAGGAAGTTTACAATGCAATGCGTGAAAGGGGCTTTGAACTGGCAAAGGGTTACGGTGAGGGAATTAAAGAAAAGACATTTAGGATTGGCCACATGGGATACATGACATTTGAAGACATTGAGGAGATGCTCCAAAACTTAAAAGAAGTTATAGAAGAACTGAAGAAGAAAGCTTAGCATATCTTTTCAAGCTTTATCTTTTTTCCTTCTTCAACAACTTTATAGATTGCATTAACTTTTCTGGCTCCCTCTTTTATATCGCGGTAGAGCTCAATTACAAGTTCAAACCTTTTTAGAGTCTCATCATCTATCTTAAGCCAGTGTTTAACTTCACTCACTACGTCCCTTGAAAGTATGAGAGAGGATATTATGAATGCATAGTCATCTATAAGCTCTCCCAGAATCAGGGGCACGTTAATTGTGTGGAGAGTGTCTATAACAACGTAATCGGGATTGAGTTTTTTGATTTCCCCAATCACTTCCTTCGTTCTTGTTCTAACGCTCTTTTTGTCGAATTCAGTGTTTATAATCTCAATGTTTTCTTTGAAGGGTTTGAACTCATTATAAGCCGTTACAACTGCTATTTTCCACTCATCGGGAATTAAATGAACCATAGCCTCAATCAGCTTTGTTTTACCTGCTCTGCTTGCTCCTACAACTAAAATGTCGCTTTTTCTGAGAAGGGCATTTTTAATAGTCTCAAGCTGTTCATTGGTTATGTTACCATAGCGGAGCAAATCTTCTGGAGTAAAGATGTAAACTCCCATTTTTGTCACCGTAGAATAGTTGATTGGGGGGGTTATAATGGTATCGATGTGGGATGTTTGATTTTTGGAGTTGAGTAATTTTCTTTTACTTTGTTGTTTTGGGATGTTTATGTTCGGGTTTTTGGTGGTTGTATTTTGTTTTTTGCTTTGCTTCGTAATTGGAAAAGTATTTATAGTACTTTTGGCTATGGTATTAGTGATGAGCTTGTTTGGGGGGGGCGAATGCGGAAGTGGGTAGTTTTGGGCGTTGTTGTGCTGTTAGTGTTTAGCAGTTTTGGTTTTGTGTTTGCTGAACAGTTTCAAGAAGTAAAGGATTTGCAAGTTAAGACTGAGAAGTGTGAAGGCTGTTCTTGCCAGGATTTCGATGTTGATAAGGCTTTGAGTGAAGTGAATGCAAAGATAGAGAATTTAACCAAAGTGATTAACCAAGAAGAAGCAGAGTTGCAGAAGCTTTACGCTGAACTCAACAGGACTAAGAGCATTGAAACTCTTGAGAAGATTGTTAAGCTTGAGGATAAGGTTCAGAATATAAAACATGATTTGAAAGCCTTTGAGCGTCAAAAGCTTAGTTTGGAGTTGGTTAAAAAGTATACTCGTAAGACTCCTTATGGGCTTCAGGTTCTTTATTATAAGCTTCCTAGGGAGGATGTGTTGGTCAAGCAATACATAGAGAAAGTTCATCCTGTTAGGGAGGATGTTGATTTAGATTGGTTTATTGCTTTTTACAGGCAGGCTGGTGAGTTGACTTTTGATGAGTATATTGAGACCGACATGAAGCTTAGGGAGACTCTTAAAGCAGTGAAAGCTGGTAATGCTACAATTGAGGATGCTTTAAAGCTTATTCAGCAAAGGAAGGAAATCTGGGACAGAATTTATGGATACTTAGAAGAGAAGACCAAACTTGAAACAATCAAAAGACTTAAAGAACTCGGAAAACAACAAACAATCATGAAAACGATAGGAATACAACCACTAGGAATTGACAATATAATTTACTATAGCGAACTTGGAACACGATATGTATGTTCTCAAGTCTCTATTGGTGGTGTTTTGTATTGTGGCGGGGACAATCCCTTAAAAGATACATTGCCTCCTTACTATATAAGTCCAGTAGAATACAGGGATTTAGAGCCTATTGCTGTGTGGGTTGGAGTGTATGCTTCAGATACTCCAAATTCGGACTATTATTTGGGCCAATTTTGTGTATACACTTTCAAAAAAGAAAGCGAATTACACTACTATTGGGAAAGGGCAAGAAACTATGATGTGCGAGCTAAGTCCATTCAAATAAAATACTTCTATGATGGCATAGCTTACAATCCAAAAACCTCCGAAGAACAAGTAGCCAATCTCATCTGGCAATTTGAATGTAATGCTAACGGATGTTGGCTTACAAGTTATAGACCACATCTACCCAATCCAGATAATCCATATTATATTCCAAATGACAATTATAGGCTGTACGTCTACTGGAGAGTATTAAGCTCAAATTGTTGCAAAAGTGGTAGCAGTCATGACAATCCCTATGGATGTCTTTGGGCTAATGGTCACTGTGGTGGTTGTTTCGCCCCAGATGATTCAGCATCTCAGTATTTCCCCCATGTAGATAGGCCATATCAGGTGGATATCCCCCAAAGCTAAAGGAGGGTGCACATTGAAAAGAATGCTATTTTTCTTTCTTTTCATTTTATTATTTCAAGAAAGTTTTGTATACAGTTGGATTACCCTCGTTCCCGTGTCACCACTTTCACAAAGCATTTATTATGCTCCTCGTGATGTTACAATTTTTTCAGTGTCAAATGATAGCAGACATGTAGCAGTGGGTTTCAATGCTATCTGCATTTACATCAATAATCCAGAGGGAGGAACGTATGAGCGTTGTGACGGAAGTGCCTCAATATATCTCCTCAAAGATGGAGAACTCCTTTGGAAAAAGGAAAACATTGGAGATTTCATTGTGAGCCTTTCACTCTCTTCTAACTATGTTGCTGTTGCAGTTCAAAAGGCTCAAAAAATAGGAGTAGGGTTTATTTACCTCTTCGATCGGAAAGGGAATTTAATTTGGAGAAAGGAAACTGAATGGCCCCAAAGAATTATCATCACAACCAAAAATAATATAATACTTGGAACTCAAGATGACTATGTTTATGCATTTGACAAGGAAGGGAACTTGCTGTGGAAGAAAAGGGCGGGAGGAATACTTGACATATCCGTAGATGGGAACTATATAGTTGCGGGCTCCACTAACACTAAAACAATCTATCTGCTCGACAGAAACGGAACAATACTCTGGAGGCGTGAAGTTGGCTTACTTGGCAATGCTGCAATATCAGAAAAAGGAGAGTATGTAGCAACAATTGTTTTTGATAATTACAACGATTACTACAATTCCAAAAACGGCAAAGTACTGATTTTTAACAAAGCTGGAAAGCTTTTGCATGAATATAAAAATGTTTCCACGTTTTCACTTTCAAAAGAAGGGAAGTACTTAGCACTAGCTTTTAGAGACAACATAGTCCTCTTGGACATTGAAGGGGGTATAATGTGGGAGAGAAGTATTAAAAATGGAATGCTAATTTCCCTCAATAATGACCTTATGCAATTGGTACCACCAATGGTAAATTATATATCTCACAACTGAAGGCAAAATTTTAGATGAACACTGGTTGGGGGTAAAGATAAAGGAATTAAAAATTAAAAAAGATAGAATAATGGCTGGCTCTGGAAGGAGACTCTACATCTTTAGGGTTCTTCATTTAAGCTGTTTGTTTGGGCCTTTTAGTGAGCCGCTCCAAGTTTCAAACGCTGCGGTTGTTAAGGGGAATACAACGTACATAATCTCAACAGACGGGATAATACTACTCAATAACGAAGGTTTTTTAAAAGCTATACAACTCCAGATTCCACCAACTAAGGTTTATGCTGATGCGAACTGGAGGTATTTGGCTTTAGCTTGGAACAAAACAATCTGTGTTTTTAACAGTGATTTAAATCCAATTTATGAGTGTAAAAGCTTCAAGAACGAAATTACAGGCGTAAGACTCTGTGGCTCATATCTAACAGTTTGTTTCAAGGAAAGAATTGTAAAATTTAAAATAAATCAAAAAATAGGTAAGTTTGTCTGGATTTAAACTTAATATTTGGATAAAAGAAGAAGCTAACTGAAAATGCTCACATCAAAGCTGAAACATAAAGAAGGAGGGAATAATATGGTTTTTCATACTATAAGAAAAAGGATTTCGGAAGTTCGTGTAAGTGGGCTAATAGGCATTGTTCGAGCTGTTTTGCTCCGGATGAATCGAAATCGCAGAACTTTCCTTATGAAGGGTGAAGAGGTGTGGAAAAGTGAAGCTCTTTAAACTTTTTTTATTATTTTTGCTTTTTATTTTGGTCTCTGTGGTTATAATCAACCAAAATACTCAAGAACAGAAAAATAAAAATGAGTTTTCTAATGTTACTTCTAATGACATTTTCATACACTCCTTTGAGCATTTAGAAAATAAAACACCACTTGAAGGAGAATTTAAACCGATTTTAACTCTCCCTGCTTGGGATTTTCAGGGTTTCGAGGATAGGCTTTTTGTTTATTATAATGGAACACTTAAGGTCTACAATGTAAAAAGTGGAAAGCTTCTTTTGAACGTGACTCCTGTTTACGATTATTACTTTTCAAACCGTTATGCTTATATAAAAACCGACAATGGAAGTTTTGTTCTGGATTATGAAACTTTAAGACTAGCACCAATAGACACAGACAAAAATGTTGAATATGCTTTTAACCTCGGTAATTGCAGGATTACAGCAAGAGAAAAAAGCATATTAGTGAACTCCCAAGTATTTACATTTAACTCAACGCCAAAAGTCGCGTTCTTTCCTAACGGATTTGTAGTTTATGGATTATACAAAGATAGAGAGACAAGAGTAATATTTTTTGACGAGAGGTGCAATATTCTAAATGATACAATAATTTCGAACTATCCTCTTGTATGTAAGGTAGTGGATCACAAAATTTTCTTTATTCGGCGTGGTTTATTTGCAGTGAATCAATCTAAGTTTCCAAAGCTCAAAGGTGAGCAGGTTTTGCATGAATATTTGTCAATGAGTAGTGTTTATCTTTTTAATTCAAAAGGACAAGAAATAGCAAGTTTAGGAATGGGTGGTATAATTGGGTTTTACAACAATACACTTTATTCTTTTAAGGTAAACCCAGACTATTGTGATGAGCTGATAAAGTTTTATTTATCAAACAAGTCCCTCAAGAAACAATGTTTTAGAGTCTCTCATTATAGTGGATGGTTTGTATCTCAGGGAACATTTGGAGATTTTGGGGATGGATTTATGGCATTCGCTTACTGGGGGTTCTCGGGAGAAAGTGGAACTGCTTACAATTACCTCTGCGTGTATGTTTATGATAAACGTCTCAACTGCATTCCCTATTACTCAGGAACTAAAAGGGTAAGCCCAATTGATGAAATAAAAGCCTGGGATAGATATTTTGCAATTGTACCAAGAGGTTCTGAAGAGGTTGTTGTTTATGAGGTTGAATAATATTACGCATTGATTGAACACTTGAATGAGGTGTTAAAAATGAGGAAAATATTTACTTTCCTTTTTCTTTTTATAGTTTTGTTATTAACCTTTTATGGAGGCTATAGGTTTCTTTTTGAAAATAGGGGAATAGCCGTTATTCCTACATCTATAACTAACGTTAGTTGCACCATTGAGAAGTTTTCTCCGCCAGTTAAGATCGAGATTGAGGAAGTTAAGATTCCGGTTGATGGTGGATATAAGCCCTTATACACACTATTTAAGTTTTATGACAGAAACGGAACTCTTGTAGGTTACTGGAACACTACGAGGAACTTTAAAAAAGGATATTTTTACTTCAGAGATGGTTTTGTGGTTTGGAGTTATGATGGGGTTGTTGAAATGGTTTATTTTGACTACAACCTCACAGAAAGATGGTGGAGAGAGATATACAAAAGTGTTGGGGGCTATGTAGACTTTGTACTGTATGCCTTGTATGCTGATGAGAGTCATATTTTCCTACTTACGGCAAACAGACATTTTGCGACAGCAAAAGTTCAAAACTACTGCTTTTACTGGGGTAGTGTTGAAGAAGGCGATATTATTGAACGATTTTGCTCTGATAAAGAGTTATCTCAAAGTTCATTACTTGGAGGAAAAGTAGTTGGGAATAAAGTCTACATAATCACAGACAATGGGCTCTATCTCTTTACCTATAAGGGGGAGCTCATAAAAAAGAAAAAGATTGAGCTTTCAAAGATTGAGAGCTTTGACGTGAATGAGAAATATCTTGCCTTTGTTTATCCCAGCGGTGATAAAACATCAAAGCTGTGTGTTATGACCTCTAACTTAAAGTCCCAAAGGTGTATTGATGTGAAAGGGAAAGTGG
This genomic window contains:
- a CDS encoding outer membrane protein assembly factor BamB family protein → MLFFFLFILLFQESFVYSWITLVPVSPLSQSIYYAPRDVTIFSVSNDSRHVAVGFNAICIYINNPEGGTYERCDGSASIYLLKDGELLWKKENIGDFIVSLSLSSNYVAVAVQKAQKIGVGFIYLFDRKGNLIWRKETEWPQRIIITTKNNIILGTQDDYVYAFDKEGNLLWKKRAGGILDISVDGNYIVAGSTNTKTIYLLDRNGTILWRREVGLLGNAAISEKGEYVATIVFDNYNDYYNSKNGKVLIFNKAGKLLHEYKNVSTFSLSKEGKYLALAFRDNIVLLDIEGGIMWERSIKNGMLISLNNDLMQLVPPMVNYISHN
- a CDS encoding pyridoxal-phosphate-dependent aminotransferase family protein, yielding MQFEDAYKEVYEIVKPRYKLFTAGPVACFPEVLEIMKVQMFSHRAKEYKVIHMDTLERLKKFLEAENGEIILFPSSGTGFMEAAVRNTVPRGGKVLVTIIGAFGKRFKEVVESNGRKAVTLEYEPGKAVKPEDLDDALRKNPDVHAVTITYNETSTGVLNPLPELAKVVNEHDKLLFVDAVSAMGGADIKFDKWGIDIIFGSSQKAFGVPPGLAIAAISQRVFEIAEKMPERGWYFDLPLYKKFNYKKQGTPSTPPMPQVFGLNVVLRIIEKMGGKEEWLKMYQKRAEMIRNGVREIGLEILAEPGYESPTITAVLTPEGIKGEEVYNAMRERGFELAKGYGEGIKEKTFRIGHMGYMTFEDIEEMLQNLKEVIEELKKKA
- a CDS encoding P-loop NTPase family protein; translation: MGVYIFTPEDLLRYGNITNEQLETIKNALLRKSDILVVGASRAGKTKLIEAMVHLIPDEWKIAVVTAYNEFKPFKENIEIINTEFDKKSVRTRTKEVIGEIKKLNPDYVVIDTLHTINVPLILGELIDDYAFIISSLILSRDVVSEVKHWLKIDDETLKRFELVIELYRDIKEGARKVNAIYKVVEEGKKIKLEKIC
- a CDS encoding DUF5711 family protein, which produces MRKIFTFLFLFIVLLLTFYGGYRFLFENRGIAVIPTSITNVSCTIEKFSPPVKIEIEEVKIPVDGGYKPLYTLFKFYDRNGTLVGYWNTTRNFKKGYFYFRDGFVVWSYDGVVEMVYFDYNLTERWWREIYKSVGGYVDFVLYALYADESHIFLLTANRHFATAKVQNYCFYWGSVEEGDIIERFCSDKELSQSSLLGGKVVGNKVYIITDNGLYLFTYKGELIKKKKIELSKIESFDVNEKYLAFVYPSGDKTSKLCVMTSNLKSQRCIDVKGKVEQLRLCENYLLLKIGNKVRVLEIEENS